A window of the Dyadobacter pollutisoli genome harbors these coding sequences:
- a CDS encoding FAD-dependent oxidoreductase, which produces MKKIAIIGAGPAGLTAAYELSKRNYQVDIFEAQDSVGGMSRTITLWNCLVDIGPHRFFSSNRQINELWLEVAGDDYQMINRQTRIFYKNRFFHYPLKPFNAFKNLGPYETLRCIISYGQQKIAPVPFNGDFESWVTRRFGKRLFVIFFKNYSEKLWGIKCTELDADFATQRIKKLSLYEAIKNGFSGDSAQHKTLVDQFAYPSKGTGMIYERMADHIKKNNGQIFLKTKVKRVIVKDSIACGIELEDGTIKNYDAVISTMPLTNLANTIENVSLSVKEAVAKLKFRNTIVVYLLVDGEGLFTDQWLYIHSAELRVGRITNFRNWLPGLYGDSKKTILALELWCNSEDEIWNYPDEKLIEIAKSDLKKTGLAGVKVIDEGFIYRIPRCYPVYSKGYMEALLPVQEYLSGIKNLYPVGRYGAFKYNNQDHSILMGMLAARKIDGEQNIDLWGINTDYENYQESTTITETGLKHNHKNNSPQH; this is translated from the coding sequence ATGAAGAAAATTGCCATCATCGGTGCCGGGCCCGCTGGCCTGACAGCAGCCTATGAACTCTCCAAAAGAAACTACCAGGTAGACATTTTCGAAGCACAGGATAGTGTTGGCGGAATGAGCCGCACGATAACGCTTTGGAATTGCCTGGTTGATATCGGGCCGCATCGTTTTTTTAGCAGCAACAGACAAATCAATGAGCTATGGCTCGAAGTCGCCGGTGACGACTACCAAATGATAAACCGGCAAACCAGGATATTTTATAAAAACCGGTTTTTCCATTATCCGCTCAAACCTTTTAATGCTTTCAAAAATCTCGGCCCGTACGAAACCCTCAGATGTATCATCAGTTACGGTCAGCAAAAGATTGCCCCGGTACCGTTTAATGGTGATTTTGAAAGCTGGGTAACGCGGCGTTTTGGCAAGAGGTTATTCGTTATATTTTTCAAAAATTATTCTGAAAAACTCTGGGGCATCAAATGCACCGAACTTGATGCAGATTTTGCCACGCAGCGAATTAAAAAACTGTCACTTTACGAAGCGATAAAAAATGGATTTTCAGGTGATAGCGCTCAACATAAAACCCTGGTAGATCAGTTCGCTTATCCCTCCAAAGGGACCGGAATGATTTATGAACGCATGGCAGACCATATCAAAAAAAATAATGGGCAGATATTTTTAAAGACAAAGGTCAAAAGAGTAATTGTTAAAGACAGCATTGCCTGTGGAATTGAACTGGAAGATGGTACCATTAAAAACTACGATGCGGTAATCAGTACCATGCCGCTTACCAACCTTGCGAATACCATTGAAAATGTATCCCTATCCGTAAAAGAGGCCGTCGCAAAGCTCAAATTCCGGAATACCATAGTCGTTTACCTCTTGGTTGACGGAGAAGGGCTTTTTACAGATCAATGGTTGTATATTCACTCTGCGGAACTGCGTGTGGGGAGGATTACCAATTTTCGTAACTGGCTTCCGGGGTTGTACGGAGATTCAAAAAAGACCATTCTGGCGCTGGAACTGTGGTGTAATTCAGAAGACGAGATTTGGAATTATCCAGACGAAAAACTGATAGAAATTGCGAAGTCAGATTTAAAAAAAACAGGTCTGGCGGGTGTTAAAGTGATTGATGAGGGCTTCATTTACAGGATACCACGTTGTTATCCGGTCTATTCGAAAGGCTATATGGAGGCTCTTTTGCCAGTTCAGGAGTATCTTTCAGGCATTAAAAATCTTTATCCCGTCGGCAGGTATGGTGCATTCAAATACAATAACCAGGACCATAGTATTCTAATGGGAATGCTGGCTGCCCGGAAGATTGACGGAGAACAAAATATTGATCTATGGGGCATTAATACCGACTACGAAAATTATCAGGAAAGTACCACCATCACTGAAACTGGCCTGAAACACAATCATAAAAACAACTCACCCCAACACTGA
- a CDS encoding LytR/AlgR family response regulator transcription factor: protein MNVLIVEDEELSAERLRNLILGIDPDIVVLTIIPSVFETIAYLQNHSNIQPDLIFLDIHLEDDNGFKIIESLNLMVPIIFTTAFDAYMQKAFKAHSIDYLLKPVNPLELQASLTKFKKLTAVSNIRESVVAADTLPATMLSEKYKDRFLCTAGSRIFSFKTTDIAYFTIEERATFLRLFDGRHFAVEYSLEKLSQLLNPQDFFRINRTLLISINAIREIHTISAGKLKIELAPALSQEAYLSSDRISEFKNWLGR from the coding sequence ATGAATGTGCTGATTGTAGAGGACGAAGAACTGAGCGCAGAGCGGCTGCGGAACCTGATACTGGGCATTGATCCCGACATTGTGGTGCTGACCATTATTCCTTCGGTATTTGAAACAATAGCCTACCTTCAAAACCATTCAAATATTCAGCCAGACCTTATTTTCCTGGACATTCATCTGGAAGACGACAATGGTTTCAAGATCATTGAAAGCCTGAACCTGATGGTACCGATCATTTTCACGACGGCATTTGATGCTTACATGCAGAAAGCTTTCAAAGCGCACAGCATTGATTACCTCTTAAAACCAGTCAATCCGCTGGAATTACAGGCTTCTTTGACCAAATTCAAAAAGCTAACGGCAGTATCAAACATTCGGGAAAGTGTAGTCGCTGCCGACACATTACCAGCCACAATGCTTAGTGAAAAGTACAAAGACAGATTTCTGTGTACGGCAGGATCGAGGATTTTCAGTTTTAAGACAACGGATATCGCCTATTTCACAATTGAGGAGCGGGCTACGTTCTTGCGGCTTTTCGACGGAAGGCATTTTGCGGTCGAATATAGCCTCGAAAAATTATCTCAATTGCTGAACCCGCAGGATTTTTTCCGCATTAACCGCACGCTGCTGATCTCAATCAATGCGATCCGGGAGATTCACACCATTTCGGCCGGGAAGCTCAAAATTGAGTTGGCCCCGGCGCTGTCGCAAGAAGCATATTTGAGTTCTGACCGGATTAGCGAGTTCAAAAACTGGCTGGGAAGATAG
- a CDS encoding LLM class flavin-dependent oxidoreductase, with protein sequence MELGISMFGDLSYDAAAKSFQSPRSRLQDMLEEIKLADEVGLDVFGIGEHHRPDFAVSSPEIILAAAASVTKNIKLTSSVTVLSSADPVRVYQNFSTVDLLSNGRAEITVGRGSFIESFPLFGYNLNDYNGLFSEKLELLKEINETDVISWKGKYRAALDKQEVLPRPVNGNLEIWIAVGGTPQSVVRAARLGFPLIIAIIGGRPAQFQPFFELYKTEYLNAGHDIAKMQLATHSHGLLGANGDALADRYFPNYAAQMDRVGSSRGWAPYTREQFEGGRSSEGALFVGDPSEVTDKILQHQEMFGLTRFLLHTDVGAPAHADLMKSIEIFGEKVAPAVRKALKVQAS encoded by the coding sequence ATGGAATTAGGGATCAGCATGTTTGGGGATTTGTCGTACGATGCGGCAGCAAAATCGTTTCAGTCACCACGGTCACGGTTACAGGATATGCTGGAAGAGATCAAGCTGGCGGATGAAGTAGGGCTGGACGTATTCGGGATAGGTGAACACCATCGCCCTGATTTTGCGGTATCAAGCCCGGAAATTATCCTGGCAGCTGCTGCAAGTGTTACTAAAAACATCAAACTAACAAGTTCTGTCACAGTACTCAGCTCGGCGGACCCGGTACGGGTATATCAGAATTTTTCAACCGTAGACCTGCTTTCCAATGGACGTGCGGAAATTACCGTTGGCCGGGGCAGCTTCATTGAATCTTTCCCTCTTTTCGGCTATAACCTCAATGATTATAACGGATTGTTTTCTGAAAAACTGGAATTGCTGAAAGAGATCAATGAGACTGATGTGATCAGCTGGAAAGGTAAATACAGGGCTGCGCTGGACAAGCAGGAGGTATTACCAAGACCGGTGAATGGTAACCTGGAAATCTGGATCGCGGTAGGCGGTACCCCACAGTCTGTCGTACGGGCAGCGCGCTTGGGCTTTCCTCTGATCATAGCGATCATCGGTGGCAGGCCAGCGCAGTTTCAGCCGTTTTTTGAATTGTATAAAACCGAATACCTGAATGCGGGACACGACATTGCGAAAATGCAGCTGGCAACGCATTCGCACGGTTTGTTAGGAGCCAATGGCGACGCATTAGCTGACCGATATTTTCCCAATTATGCTGCGCAAATGGACCGCGTCGGAAGCAGCCGGGGCTGGGCACCTTACACCAGAGAGCAATTTGAAGGCGGTCGCAGTTCGGAAGGCGCATTATTTGTCGGCGACCCAAGCGAGGTAACCGACAAAATATTGCAGCACCAGGAAATGTTCGGGCTTACGCGCTTCCTGTTACATACGGATGTAGGCGCACCAGCTCATGCGGACCTGATGAAGTCCATTGAAATATTTGGAGAGAAAGTCGCTCCGGCGGTCAGGAAA
- a CDS encoding sensor histidine kinase, with the protein MRPYLFGQKWLLGFALALIYIPLRTYINVPVDVWGTILRKLPLFGMEIVISTIFYTTWIYLIDWFLQKIAILTGSNNSAGFKLSNQLIALVPAILLAVFFNFLLIHTWGLMDHLWTHMPRPFLRDPNWPVIRPIRQRANEALTIMALIAAYYLCVNNQVQEKLKKLLVDSEKLEKENMSARFLALKNQISPHFLFNNLSVLSSLVESRPEQSSEFIQQLSLAYRYILEQAELHQISLKEEIKFLETYTFLLRTRFKEKVIMDVKLSAEDLELYFVIPLTLQLLIENAVKHNTMSVTNPLTISISIEDGMLIVSNPLQLRQPGEPTTKLGLKNIENRYKLLQNKQVLIEKTGSHFIVKIPLIS; encoded by the coding sequence ATGCGGCCTTATCTTTTTGGTCAGAAGTGGTTGCTCGGTTTTGCCCTGGCGCTCATTTACATACCATTACGTACCTATATAAACGTTCCGGTGGATGTTTGGGGCACCATTCTCCGAAAACTCCCGCTTTTCGGCATGGAGATCGTTATCAGTACCATTTTCTATACCACCTGGATCTACCTGATCGACTGGTTTTTGCAAAAAATCGCTATCCTGACCGGCAGTAACAACTCAGCTGGATTCAAATTATCAAACCAGTTGATCGCTCTCGTTCCTGCGATTTTGCTGGCCGTTTTCTTTAATTTTTTGCTGATCCACACATGGGGTTTGATGGACCATTTATGGACGCATATGCCCAGGCCATTTCTCCGCGACCCCAACTGGCCCGTGATCAGGCCCATCAGGCAGCGGGCAAACGAGGCGCTCACGATCATGGCGTTGATCGCTGCCTATTATCTCTGTGTCAATAATCAGGTGCAGGAGAAATTGAAAAAGCTGCTTGTGGATTCTGAAAAGCTGGAAAAGGAAAATATGAGCGCGCGGTTTCTGGCGTTGAAAAACCAGATCAGTCCTCATTTTTTGTTCAATAACCTGAGCGTACTCTCTTCGCTGGTGGAATCACGTCCCGAACAGTCGAGTGAATTCATTCAACAGCTGTCGCTCGCATATCGCTACATTCTGGAACAAGCCGAGCTGCATCAGATTAGCTTGAAAGAGGAGATTAAATTTCTGGAAACCTACACTTTTCTGCTGCGGACCCGGTTTAAAGAAAAGGTGATTATGGATGTAAAACTGTCTGCCGAGGATCTGGAACTCTATTTTGTGATACCCCTGACATTACAGCTACTGATCGAAAACGCGGTCAAACACAATACCATGTCTGTCACCAATCCACTGACGATCAGTATCTCCATTGAAGACGGCATGCTGATCGTGAGCAATCCTTTACAGCTAAGGCAGCCCGGCGAACCGACTACGAAGCTGGGTTTGAAAAACATTGAAAACCGGTACAAGCTGTTGCAAAACAAACAAGTATTGATCGAGAAAACCGGTAGTCATTTTATTGTCAAAATTCCGTTGATATCATGA
- a CDS encoding amidohydrolase/deacetylase family metallohydrolase — MSLFLSTRNGARLYAIWCIFSLLCCTLPSQAQEIDLLLKGGHVIDPKNNIDSDMDVAISAGKIVRVAADIPAASAKKTVDVKGFYVTPGLIDMHAHVFNGTTPDAYIANASTSLPPDGFTFRAGITTVVDAGSSGWRNFRTFKSQTIDKAQTRVLAFLNIVGTGMASRYEEQDLADMNPVMVANMIKKLFPNIIVGIKSAHYWGDYAQVQKAVEAGKLADVPVMVDFGEHRPPLSIEKLFKEILRPGDIFTHTYAYGPNDREVVVDENGKVKPFIFEVQKKGIVFDVGHGGGAFSWRQAIPSLAQGFKPNVISTDLHTDSMNGGMKGLDNVISKFLNMGMSLPDAILRTTWNPAQVIKRPDLGNLSVGSDADVAVFNLRKGDFGFIDARRTKLKGDKKLEAELTIRAGKVVWDLNGISVPAWKTELAK, encoded by the coding sequence ATGTCACTGTTCTTATCCACCAGGAATGGCGCTCGCCTGTATGCGATTTGGTGCATATTCTCCCTGCTTTGCTGCACGCTACCTTCACAAGCCCAGGAAATAGACCTTTTACTGAAAGGTGGGCACGTGATTGATCCAAAAAACAATATTGACTCTGACATGGACGTCGCCATCTCGGCCGGCAAAATCGTGCGGGTAGCAGCCGACATACCCGCTGCTTCGGCGAAGAAGACGGTCGATGTGAAAGGTTTTTACGTCACGCCTGGTCTGATTGACATGCATGCGCATGTTTTCAATGGCACCACCCCCGACGCTTACATTGCCAATGCATCTACCAGCTTGCCGCCGGATGGTTTTACATTCCGCGCCGGTATCACCACGGTCGTAGACGCAGGCTCGTCGGGCTGGCGAAACTTCCGGACATTCAAATCACAAACCATTGACAAGGCCCAAACCCGCGTACTGGCTTTTTTAAACATTGTCGGCACAGGCATGGCGAGCCGGTATGAGGAACAGGACCTTGCTGATATGAACCCGGTGATGGTAGCCAACATGATCAAAAAGCTTTTCCCAAATATCATTGTCGGTATCAAATCAGCGCATTACTGGGGCGATTACGCTCAGGTTCAAAAAGCCGTGGAAGCTGGCAAACTGGCCGATGTGCCGGTTATGGTTGATTTTGGAGAACACCGGCCTCCCCTTTCTATCGAAAAGCTTTTTAAAGAAATTCTTCGTCCGGGCGACATTTTCACACATACCTATGCCTACGGACCCAATGATCGCGAGGTGGTAGTGGATGAAAATGGTAAAGTGAAACCATTCATTTTTGAAGTTCAGAAAAAAGGCATTGTCTTCGACGTGGGTCACGGTGGTGGCGCATTTTCGTGGCGGCAGGCCATACCTTCGCTGGCGCAGGGTTTCAAACCCAATGTGATCAGCACCGACCTGCACACCGACAGCATGAATGGTGGCATGAAAGGGCTGGATAATGTTATCTCCAAATTCCTGAACATGGGTATGTCCCTGCCCGATGCCATTCTGCGCACGACCTGGAATCCCGCTCAGGTGATCAAACGGCCTGATTTGGGAAACCTTTCAGTAGGGTCTGATGCTGATGTGGCCGTTTTTAATCTGAGAAAAGGTGATTTCGGCTTTATTGATGCCAGAAGGACAAAACTAAAAGGCGACAAAAAGCTGGAAGCTGAGCTGACGATCCGTGCGGGCAAAGTGGTGTGGGACCTGAATGGTATCAGTGTACCTGCCTGGAAGACGGAACTGGCCAAATAA
- a CDS encoding amidohydrolase/deacetylase family metallohydrolase — translation MNAKLWGIALLLTCTQAVLAQKYDLLIKGGHVIDPASGTNAVMDVAISKGNIVRVAISITDSSEKVIMAKGLYVTPGFIDPHTHVFVGSNANLFANGVNSVSPDDFTFRSGVTTVVDAGTSGWRSFPLFKKQVIDQSKTRILAFLNISGEGMTGADHEQNLADMQADSTAAMMKKYPEIIAGVKIGHYNGQDWAPFDRAVAAASQAGKPLFVECHLPQYSLQDQLAKMRPGDMITHTFEHISERMPIVGDDGKLRPFVLEAKKRGILFDLGHGGAGFWFDQAAPALKQGFYPNSFGTDLHRFSMNSGMKDMANVMSKFMALGLSLEQVIAIATWNPAKAIHHEELGNIKEGSIADVVILRVREGTFGFMDSAQKSITGDKKLEVEMTLKQGKVVWDLNGLSAKK, via the coding sequence ATGAATGCAAAACTTTGGGGTATTGCGCTGCTACTGACTTGTACCCAGGCCGTTTTGGCTCAAAAATATGACCTGCTGATCAAAGGAGGCCACGTGATCGATCCGGCGAGTGGTACCAATGCGGTGATGGACGTGGCGATCAGCAAAGGCAATATTGTCCGGGTGGCAATATCCATTACAGATTCATCAGAAAAGGTGATCATGGCAAAAGGGCTGTATGTCACGCCCGGTTTTATCGACCCGCACACCCATGTTTTCGTCGGTAGCAACGCCAACCTTTTTGCCAATGGTGTCAACAGCGTATCGCCCGATGATTTCACTTTTCGTTCCGGTGTGACGACGGTTGTGGACGCGGGTACTTCTGGCTGGCGGAGTTTTCCATTGTTTAAAAAACAGGTTATTGATCAATCCAAAACACGGATTCTGGCTTTTCTGAACATTTCGGGGGAAGGAATGACCGGCGCAGATCATGAGCAAAACCTCGCGGACATGCAGGCCGACTCAACTGCGGCGATGATGAAAAAATACCCGGAGATTATTGCAGGAGTAAAAATCGGGCATTACAATGGCCAAGATTGGGCACCTTTTGACAGGGCGGTTGCCGCGGCCAGTCAGGCGGGCAAGCCTTTGTTCGTAGAATGTCATTTGCCCCAATATTCGTTGCAGGACCAGCTTGCCAAAATGCGGCCCGGAGATATGATCACGCATACATTCGAACATATTTCGGAACGAATGCCCATTGTCGGCGATGATGGCAAATTAAGGCCTTTTGTCCTGGAAGCAAAAAAACGCGGCATTCTCTTCGATTTGGGCCATGGCGGCGCAGGTTTCTGGTTTGATCAGGCTGCTCCGGCGTTGAAGCAAGGTTTTTATCCCAATTCATTTGGCACTGACCTGCACCGCTTCAGTATGAATTCGGGAATGAAAGATATGGCCAATGTCATGTCAAAATTTATGGCGCTAGGACTTTCCCTCGAACAAGTGATCGCAATAGCCACATGGAATCCCGCCAAAGCCATTCACCACGAAGAACTTGGAAATATAAAAGAAGGGAGCATTGCCGACGTTGTCATCCTGAGAGTTCGAGAAGGAACGTTCGGGTTTATGGATTCGGCGCAAAAAAGCATTACCGGCGATAAAAAACTGGAAGTAGAAATGACATTGAAACAAGGAAAAGTAGTGTGGGACCTTAACGGCCTGAGCGCAAAAAAATAA